One region of Trinickia violacea genomic DNA includes:
- a CDS encoding aminotransferase class I/II-fold pyridoxal phosphate-dependent enzyme produces the protein MIQKSSAADLALFGAKPLFSVPKSTSNLVRPDFDRFLEYSRDAYGQAGTAPGAVTMQLEARLAKFHQTAHCVSFCSGFWALATTMTALARPGRREVVMPSLTYRRMADVVAWTGLLPRFCEVDPKTLAISAATASACIGDDTALLLGVHPIVNCCDVEGLVELATRHRIPLMFDSVESVYEECAAGRVGRFGNAECFSLHASKLLNGFEGGYVTTNDAALAAELATLRDGSTVQPGSLDARLADVHAAMALANLDELDVQALRNRERYERYRTTLPSVPGVRLIEFDESHRTSYKNIVVELLDDWPLPRSLTIEILNAENVLARAYYSPPLHAKPMAYPHVPAELPQTDRLAQRFALLPCGEFVTMDDIDEVIMLLSFVEAHAGEIHARAETREVAR, from the coding sequence TACGGCCGGATTTCGATCGCTTCCTCGAGTATTCGCGCGACGCTTATGGTCAAGCGGGCACGGCGCCGGGTGCGGTGACGATGCAGCTTGAAGCGCGCCTCGCAAAGTTTCACCAAACGGCACATTGTGTGAGCTTTTGCAGTGGCTTCTGGGCACTGGCGACAACCATGACCGCGCTCGCCCGGCCAGGCAGGCGTGAAGTCGTCATGCCGTCGCTCACCTATCGACGCATGGCCGACGTGGTCGCCTGGACGGGTCTGTTGCCGCGCTTTTGCGAAGTCGACCCGAAAACGCTCGCGATTAGCGCGGCTACCGCGAGCGCATGTATCGGTGACGACACGGCACTTTTGCTTGGCGTTCACCCGATCGTCAATTGTTGCGACGTAGAAGGGCTAGTCGAGCTCGCCACGCGGCACCGCATCCCGTTGATGTTCGATTCCGTCGAATCCGTCTACGAGGAATGTGCAGCCGGCCGTGTGGGCCGCTTCGGAAACGCCGAATGCTTTTCGCTGCACGCGAGCAAACTCCTTAACGGCTTCGAGGGCGGCTACGTCACGACGAACGACGCAGCGCTCGCCGCCGAACTTGCGACGTTGCGCGACGGCAGTACAGTGCAACCTGGCTCCCTCGACGCACGGCTTGCCGACGTTCATGCGGCGATGGCGCTTGCGAACCTCGACGAACTCGATGTGCAAGCCCTGCGCAATCGTGAACGTTACGAGCGATATCGCACGACGTTACCGAGCGTACCGGGCGTGCGCCTCATCGAGTTCGATGAATCGCACCGCACGAGCTACAAGAACATCGTGGTCGAATTGCTCGACGATTGGCCGCTGCCCCGATCACTGACGATCGAGATTCTGAATGCCGAAAACGTGCTCGCTCGCGCTTACTACTCTCCGCCGCTGCACGCCAAACCGATGGCCTATCCGCACGTTCCTGCCGAATTGCCGCAGACCGATCGCCTCGCGCAGCGCTTCGCGCTGCTGCCGTGCGGCGAGTTCGTGACGATGGATGACATTGACGAAGTGATCATGCTGCTTTCGTTCGTGGAGGCGCATGCCGGCGAAAT